From the Kitasatospora viridis genome, one window contains:
- a CDS encoding serine hydrolase domain-containing protein — translation MNEHVQHIRAHRHRRGRRGSAVAMAAVAAGVVAAGVLAPTAAFAGGRPDSVQASLNALVKDDGLPAALASVKGRDGRTRNYTAGVGNLATRAKVPVDGQIRIGSNTKTFTAVVVLQLVAEGKIGLDTSVDTYLPGLLRGDGIDGRNITVRQLLQHTSGLPDYTDAPALSDFSTIQHRYFEPRELLDGALAQKAHFAPGTHWEYNNTNYLVAGLIIQKVTGRPLGEEITQRVIDRIGLRHTSFPTPGDMTIHEAHPEGYNQEADGSLHDYTEMDPSMAWAAGAIVSTNTDLNAFFTALLGGRLLPAAQLAEMRTTVPADELGPGIRYGLGLESKPLSCGGLAWGHGGTIPGFRSRDGVTDDGRAATITVTTIPGDVGAQHMADALDAALCR, via the coding sequence GTGAACGAGCACGTACAGCACATCCGGGCCCACCGGCACCGCCGGGGTCGGCGCGGTTCGGCGGTGGCCATGGCAGCCGTGGCCGCCGGCGTCGTGGCGGCCGGGGTGCTGGCACCGACCGCGGCGTTCGCGGGCGGCAGGCCGGACAGTGTCCAGGCGAGCCTGAACGCGCTGGTGAAGGACGACGGCCTGCCCGCCGCGCTGGCCTCCGTCAAGGGCCGTGACGGCCGCACCCGCAACTACACCGCCGGCGTCGGCAACCTCGCCACCAGGGCCAAGGTCCCCGTCGACGGACAGATACGGATCGGCAGCAACACCAAGACCTTCACCGCCGTCGTCGTCCTCCAGCTCGTCGCCGAAGGAAAGATCGGCCTCGACACGTCCGTCGACACCTACCTGCCCGGCCTGCTGCGCGGCGACGGCATCGACGGACGCAACATCACCGTCCGTCAACTGCTCCAGCACACCAGCGGCCTGCCCGACTACACGGACGCACCCGCGCTCTCGGACTTCAGCACGATCCAGCACCGCTACTTCGAGCCCCGCGAGCTCCTCGACGGCGCCCTCGCCCAGAAGGCCCACTTCGCCCCGGGCACGCACTGGGAGTACAACAACACCAACTACCTGGTGGCAGGCCTGATCATCCAGAAGGTCACCGGACGGCCCCTCGGCGAGGAGATCACCCAGCGCGTCATCGACCGCATCGGCCTGCGCCACACCTCCTTCCCCACCCCGGGGGACATGACCATCCACGAGGCCCACCCCGAGGGTTACAACCAGGAGGCCGACGGCTCGCTCCACGACTACACCGAGATGGACCCCTCGATGGCCTGGGCGGCCGGGGCGATCGTCTCCACCAACACCGACCTCAACGCGTTCTTCACCGCGCTCCTCGGCGGCCGGCTCCTGCCCGCGGCGCAGCTCGCCGAGATGCGCACCACCGTCCCCGCCGACGAGTTGGGCCCGGGGATCCGCTACGGGCTGGGCCTGGAGAGCAAGCCGCTCTCCTGCGGCGGCCTCGCCTGGGGCCACGGTGGGACCATTCCGGGCTTCCGTTCCCGCGACGGGGTCACCGACGACGGCCGCGCGGCCACCATCACGGTCACCACCATCCCGGGCGACGTCGGCGCGCAGCACATGGCGGACGCCCTGGACGCGGCCCTCTGCCGCTGA
- a CDS encoding ABC transporter ATP-binding protein produces MGQIKQRNVDPALTVTTGRGDALTLDKVSRRYGKAAPALDEVSMNVPRGGFLAVMGRSGSGKSTLLQCAAGLERPTSGTVRLGGTDLAGLKEPALSRLRRDRIGFVFQSLNLVPSLTVLENTVLPLMLAGAGRPERGLAALASVGLADRAQDIPARLSGGQQQRVAIARALVTEPEVIFADEPTAALDPVTAEEVLALLRSAVDQRGRTVVLVTHDPMAAQWADEAVFLDSGRIAGRLAQPEAGDVREALRGLGRQR; encoded by the coding sequence ATGGGACAGATCAAGCAGCGCAACGTCGATCCCGCACTGACGGTCACGACGGGTCGGGGGGATGCGTTGACTCTCGACAAGGTCAGCCGCAGGTACGGGAAAGCGGCGCCCGCGCTGGACGAGGTGAGCATGAACGTGCCGCGTGGCGGCTTCCTCGCGGTGATGGGCCGGTCGGGTTCGGGGAAGTCCACGCTGCTGCAGTGCGCCGCCGGTCTCGAACGGCCCACCAGCGGAACGGTGCGGCTCGGGGGGACCGATCTCGCGGGGCTCAAGGAGCCCGCGCTCAGCCGGCTGCGGCGGGACCGGATCGGCTTCGTCTTCCAATCCCTCAACCTGGTGCCGTCGTTGACGGTGCTGGAGAACACCGTGCTGCCGCTGATGCTGGCAGGAGCGGGGCGTCCGGAGCGGGGGCTGGCCGCACTGGCGTCGGTCGGACTGGCGGACCGCGCTCAGGACATCCCGGCCAGGCTGTCCGGTGGGCAGCAGCAGCGGGTGGCGATCGCGCGGGCACTGGTCACCGAACCGGAGGTGATCTTCGCTGACGAGCCGACGGCCGCGCTCGACCCGGTGACCGCCGAGGAGGTCCTGGCGCTGCTGCGTTCGGCGGTGGATCAGCGGGGCCGCACGGTCGTCCTGGTCACCCACGACCCCATGGCCGCGCAGTGGGCCGATGAGGCGGTCTTCCTCGACTCGGGCAGGATCGCGGGCCGCCTGGCCCAGCCGGAGGCCGGCGATGTCCGGGAGGCACTTCGCGGGCTGGGACGGCAGCGATGA
- a CDS encoding FtsX-like permease family protein, which produces MNTVWKRTADKRTADKGTADKRVDRPRVRWREGRSATRLLASRALKTHRRAWASLFVALAMVSALLGGVGLAIGSAALGHASVDRYAAAPVVVAGHQSTQYTSKPWGDPPTTATAALTERVGVPISTVALLRSLPEVGAVVADDVLTVPGVRVDSRTAASGPADRNQVQDRAVVGRPWPAAALAPYGLRDGRAPEQPDQVVAGTGLGLRTGQEVTTATDGSYRVVGVADGPPVLYFTQDRAQQLAGHPASVDAIGVLPASGVSAQQLYTEVRHALDADHVQDMSAGRRAPGDSASLRVLTGDGRGSAEHLATSPVRGELLGMLATVSGLVLVVALLVLSSLVAQALQQRSGELALLRAVGMTPRQLRSSVGREVVRIALWAALVGAIAAVPAFLGLRRLLRDQGALPDGLELPAPPWLFTAVLVMAGLTVGAARAVVPFACGRPTGRPAEPGTARRITGLVLLFCGVSAAGAATLQNSDAAAAAAGTATVTMVAACAVLGPWIARGALLVLGGPMRRLGGASGRLAAAACTSDTRRLGAAITPIVLVIAFAAVQFSAGSTMVHAGAAQAARAMRAEFSVSGTGITAQQALRVPGVTAATDVLPGTVILPHTSAGSPLLDRLPVLGVTPEGLTGTLDPGVTAGSLTGLGQPGTVAVGAERAKSLGARVGSTVTLRFDDGQQQRLRVVAVYDRSLALGDFMLAQDELARHMSAPAAQQVLVATVPGTEPGGVRSALQRLDHGAGAQIQSPPAPIRLAVEGARLNSIMSTVLMAAIAALTVIAVFSTLALITVGRCPELALLRRLGASRGQLRRMLRVEAAAVTATGLVMGAAVAAFPLLAFTLTLAHSLPYLPPAELGLLVAVPVLTGFAGVLAPARRVLRRRAA; this is translated from the coding sequence ATGAACACGGTGTGGAAGCGCACGGCGGACAAGCGCACGGCGGACAAGGGCACCGCGGACAAGCGCGTCGACAGGCCGCGGGTGCGGTGGCGGGAGGGCCGCTCGGCCACGCGCCTGCTCGCCTCGCGCGCGCTGAAGACCCATCGCAGGGCCTGGGCGTCCCTGTTCGTGGCGCTCGCGATGGTCTCGGCGCTGCTCGGCGGCGTCGGCCTGGCCATCGGTTCGGCCGCGCTCGGCCACGCCTCGGTGGACCGGTACGCCGCGGCGCCGGTGGTGGTGGCCGGCCACCAGTCCACGCAGTACACCTCGAAGCCCTGGGGCGACCCGCCCACGACGGCGACGGCGGCACTCACCGAGAGGGTCGGCGTGCCGATCAGCACGGTCGCGCTCCTGCGCTCGCTGCCGGAGGTGGGGGCCGTGGTCGCGGACGACGTCCTCACCGTGCCCGGGGTACGCGTGGACAGCCGCACGGCGGCCTCGGGACCGGCGGACCGGAACCAGGTCCAGGACCGGGCAGTGGTCGGACGGCCCTGGCCGGCCGCCGCGCTGGCACCGTACGGGCTTCGTGACGGTCGGGCTCCGGAGCAGCCCGACCAGGTGGTGGCGGGTACCGGCCTCGGTCTTCGAACCGGGCAGGAGGTCACGACGGCGACCGACGGCAGCTACCGGGTCGTCGGCGTGGCGGACGGTCCGCCGGTGCTCTACTTCACCCAGGACCGGGCGCAGCAGCTCGCAGGGCACCCTGCCTCCGTCGACGCCATCGGAGTGCTGCCCGCCTCGGGTGTCTCGGCGCAGCAGCTGTACACCGAGGTGCGGCACGCGCTGGACGCCGACCATGTCCAGGACATGAGTGCGGGCCGGCGGGCTCCTGGGGACTCCGCGTCGCTGCGCGTGCTGACCGGTGACGGTCGTGGGAGTGCCGAGCATCTGGCGACCTCACCCGTCCGGGGCGAGCTGCTGGGGATGCTGGCCACGGTCTCCGGGCTGGTTCTGGTGGTCGCGCTGCTCGTCCTGTCCTCCCTGGTGGCCCAGGCGCTCCAACAGCGCTCGGGTGAACTGGCCCTGCTGCGCGCGGTCGGGATGACTCCGCGCCAGCTGCGTTCCTCGGTCGGGAGGGAGGTGGTGCGGATCGCGCTGTGGGCCGCACTGGTCGGCGCGATCGCCGCGGTACCGGCCTTCCTGGGACTGCGGCGCCTGCTACGGGACCAGGGGGCGCTGCCGGACGGTCTCGAACTGCCCGCCCCGCCGTGGCTGTTCACCGCGGTCCTGGTCATGGCAGGGCTGACGGTCGGTGCCGCGCGGGCGGTCGTCCCGTTCGCCTGCGGCCGGCCGACCGGGCGCCCCGCGGAACCGGGGACGGCCCGGCGGATCACCGGCCTGGTCCTGCTGTTCTGCGGGGTGAGCGCGGCGGGTGCCGCGACGCTGCAGAACAGTGACGCCGCCGCGGCCGCGGCGGGGACGGCGACCGTGACCATGGTCGCCGCCTGCGCGGTGCTCGGCCCGTGGATCGCCCGCGGTGCGCTGCTCGTCCTGGGTGGACCGATGCGACGTCTGGGTGGAGCGTCCGGCAGGCTCGCAGCCGCTGCCTGCACGTCGGACACCCGACGGCTGGGCGCGGCGATCACCCCGATCGTGCTGGTGATCGCCTTCGCCGCGGTCCAGTTCTCGGCGGGCTCCACGATGGTCCACGCGGGGGCCGCGCAGGCCGCTCGGGCGATGCGCGCCGAGTTCTCGGTGTCGGGCACGGGCATCACGGCCCAGCAGGCTCTCAGGGTGCCGGGGGTCACGGCGGCCACGGACGTCCTGCCGGGCACGGTGATCCTGCCGCACACCTCGGCGGGCAGCCCGCTGCTGGACCGGCTGCCCGTCCTCGGGGTCACCCCGGAGGGGCTGACCGGCACCCTGGATCCCGGGGTGACCGCCGGCAGTCTCACCGGTCTCGGACAGCCCGGCACGGTGGCGGTGGGCGCCGAACGCGCCAAGTCCCTCGGTGCGAGGGTCGGTTCGACGGTGACGCTGCGCTTCGACGACGGGCAGCAGCAGCGGCTGCGGGTGGTCGCGGTCTACGACCGCTCGCTGGCCCTGGGCGACTTCATGCTGGCGCAGGACGAGTTGGCCCGGCACATGTCCGCGCCGGCGGCTCAGCAGGTCCTGGTGGCAACGGTCCCGGGCACGGAGCCGGGCGGTGTCCGGTCCGCGCTCCAGCGGCTCGACCACGGCGCCGGGGCGCAGATCCAGTCACCACCCGCTCCGATCCGACTCGCCGTCGAGGGCGCGCGGTTGAACAGCATCATGTCGACGGTGCTGATGGCCGCGATCGCCGCCCTCACCGTCATCGCGGTGTTCAGCACCCTCGCGCTGATCACCGTCGGGCGCTGTCCCGAACTGGCCCTCCTGCGTCGCCTGGGCGCGAGCCGGGGACAACTGC